One genomic segment of Clostridium saccharoperbutylacetonicum N1-4(HMT) includes these proteins:
- a CDS encoding carbohydrate ABC transporter permease — MSKKSRESKDFWIFVGPSLFAITMVVIIPFLIGIYYTFTNWNGANPKYDFVGIKNYLGIFKDVQFIYSLKITVLYTIASVITINLVGFGLAYVVTRKLKTSSFLRTGFFMPNLIGGLILGFIWQFMFNSVFTGIGHVLGSETLSTSLLQGASTSMLAMLIVSTWQYAGYIMVIYVAALENVPSDLIEAAHIDGANGWCTFKHITIPMVRQGMTICLFLTLANSFKLFDLNFSLTPLKTTEMLALNIYNEAFMVNNMGIGQAKAIIFFILVTTISLTQVYFNKKKEVEV, encoded by the coding sequence ATGAGTAAAAAATCAAGAGAAAGTAAAGATTTTTGGATTTTTGTAGGACCTTCTTTATTTGCAATAACAATGGTAGTAATAATTCCTTTTTTAATTGGTATATATTATACATTTACAAATTGGAATGGTGCTAATCCTAAATATGATTTTGTAGGAATAAAAAATTATTTAGGAATTTTTAAAGATGTTCAATTTATTTATTCATTAAAAATAACTGTTTTATATACAATTGCCAGTGTAATAACTATAAATTTGGTGGGGTTTGGATTAGCATATGTAGTTACAAGAAAACTAAAGACTAGCAGTTTTTTAAGAACTGGCTTTTTCATGCCAAATTTAATTGGAGGATTAATTTTAGGTTTTATATGGCAGTTTATGTTTAACTCTGTATTTACAGGCATAGGCCATGTTTTAGGAAGTGAAACACTTTCGACATCACTTTTACAAGGAGCATCTACATCAATGCTTGCAATGTTAATTGTTTCAACTTGGCAATATGCAGGTTATATAATGGTTATTTATGTTGCAGCATTAGAAAATGTGCCTAGTGATTTAATTGAAGCAGCACATATTGATGGAGCTAATGGATGGTGCACATTTAAGCATATTACGATTCCTATGGTAAGACAAGGAATGACAATTTGTTTATTTTTGACCTTGGCAAACTCCTTTAAACTATTTGACTTAAACTTCTCTCTTACACCATTGAAGACTACTGAGATGTTAGCTTTAAATATTTATAATGAAGCTTTTATGGTAAATAATATGGGTATAGGACAAGCTAAAGCTATTATATTTTTTATACTTGTAACAACCATTTCTTTAACTCAGGTTTATTTTAATAAGAAAAAGGAGGTAGAAGTATAA
- the leuB gene encoding 3-isopropylmalate dehydrogenase — protein sequence MKYNVAVIPGDGIGPEVIEETIKVLKIIGEKFGHRFDYEYVLAGGCAIDKEGTPLPEETLEICKKSDAVLLGAVGGPKWDDPTAKIRPEQALLGLRGALNLYCNLRPAVLYAPLKNESPLKDSIVKDGIDICIVRELTGGIYFGERGLETVDGVKSAYDTERYNVKEITRIAKIGFETAMKRNKKLTSVDKANILESSRLWRSVVNDMAKDYPEVEVNHLYVDNAAMQLVKDPNQFDVIVTSNIFGDILSDEASMVTGSIGMLPSASLGEGTLGMYEPIHGSAPDIAGKGIANPLATILSAAMMLRYSFSLDEEAKVIENAVLAVLEDGYRTGDIMTEGKKKVGTVEMGKLVCKKIEA from the coding sequence ATGAAATATAATGTAGCTGTAATACCAGGGGATGGAATAGGCCCTGAAGTAATAGAGGAAACAATAAAAGTTTTAAAAATTATTGGGGAGAAGTTTGGGCATAGATTTGATTATGAATATGTTCTAGCTGGAGGCTGTGCTATAGACAAAGAGGGAACACCACTTCCAGAGGAAACTTTAGAAATATGTAAAAAAAGTGATGCCGTTTTACTAGGGGCTGTTGGTGGACCAAAATGGGATGATCCTACGGCTAAAATAAGACCAGAACAAGCATTATTAGGTTTAAGAGGGGCCCTAAATCTTTATTGCAATTTAAGACCAGCGGTTTTATATGCACCATTAAAAAATGAATCACCACTTAAAGATAGCATTGTTAAAGATGGAATTGATATTTGTATAGTAAGAGAATTAACTGGTGGAATTTATTTTGGTGAAAGAGGACTAGAAACAGTTGATGGTGTAAAAAGTGCTTATGATACTGAAAGATATAATGTAAAAGAAATAACTAGAATTGCTAAAATTGGATTTGAAACAGCAATGAAGAGAAATAAGAAGCTTACAAGTGTTGATAAAGCAAATATACTAGAAAGTTCAAGACTTTGGAGAAGCGTAGTAAATGATATGGCTAAAGACTATCCAGAAGTTGAAGTAAATCATTTATATGTTGATAATGCAGCAATGCAATTGGTTAAGGACCCAAATCAATTTGACGTAATTGTAACTTCAAATATATTTGGAGATATATTATCAGATGAAGCTAGCATGGTAACTGGATCAATAGGAATGTTGCCTTCAGCATCTCTTGGAGAAGGAACATTAGGAATGTATGAACCAATTCATGGAAGTGCACCTGATATAGCAGGGAAAGGAATCGCTAATCCTTTAGCAACAATTCTTTCAGCAGCTATGATGCTTAGATACAGCTTTTCATTAGATGAGGAAGCTAAGGTTATTGAAAACGCAGTGTTAGCAGTGCTTGAAGATGGCTATAGGACTGGAGATATAATGACAGAAGGAAAGAAAAAAGTTGGAACAGTTGAAATGGGGAAATTAGTTTGTAAAAAAATAGAAGCATAA
- a CDS encoding ABC transporter substrate-binding protein, whose amino-acid sequence MKTKKILSSILASTLLVGTMVGCGTSSTSTSDQNSSASGSGKTVRVYQLKVEINDALQELAKKYEAEKGVKVEVTSVGGGADYGASLKAEFQKGTEPDIFMIQGAGDYETWKHKIDDLSSEKWVGDAVKGTLDTVKIDGKVYGMPAATEGYGLLYNKEILDKAGIDPKSLDTFDKLKAAFEKLDSKKAELGIDNVVSYTTKEFWVTGNHTFNIPLAAQDNPTQFTKDYLAGKADIVNNKQFNDWMNLVELLCKYGGGKALDTIDYATQVGNFALGKTAFLHQGNWVASDLKKLDAKFDMGFVPLAINNDPKVSGAIPVGVPMYWVVNKDSKVNKDAKEFLDWMVSSKTGQEALVKNMDMIPAFNNFTVESDNPLNRSISEYNKAGKTIPWAFTNLPDGFNKNKLAPLFSKFITTDMGAQAKKDMLQGIQDAGKAQ is encoded by the coding sequence ATGAAAACAAAAAAAATATTATCGTCTATATTGGCTTCAACATTATTAGTTGGAACTATGGTTGGATGTGGAACATCATCAACTAGTACAAGTGATCAAAATTCAAGTGCTTCTGGAAGTGGAAAGACAGTTAGAGTTTATCAATTAAAAGTTGAAATTAATGATGCACTTCAAGAATTAGCTAAAAAGTATGAAGCAGAAAAAGGTGTAAAAGTTGAAGTCACTTCTGTTGGTGGAGGAGCTGACTATGGTGCATCACTAAAGGCAGAATTTCAAAAAGGTACTGAACCAGATATATTTATGATTCAAGGAGCTGGAGACTATGAGACATGGAAGCACAAAATTGATGATTTGAGTTCAGAAAAGTGGGTAGGTGATGCTGTTAAAGGTACACTTGATACAGTTAAAATCGATGGAAAAGTATACGGTATGCCAGCCGCAACAGAAGGTTATGGATTGTTATACAATAAGGAAATATTGGACAAGGCAGGTATAGATCCAAAGTCTCTAGATACCTTTGATAAATTAAAAGCAGCCTTTGAAAAATTAGATAGTAAGAAAGCTGAATTAGGAATTGATAATGTTGTATCTTATACAACAAAAGAGTTTTGGGTTACTGGCAATCATACATTTAATATACCTTTAGCAGCACAAGATAATCCAACTCAATTTACAAAAGATTATCTTGCAGGTAAGGCAGATATAGTTAACAACAAGCAATTTAATGACTGGATGAATTTAGTTGAGTTATTATGCAAATATGGTGGAGGAAAAGCACTAGATACTATTGATTATGCTACTCAAGTTGGTAATTTTGCGCTTGGAAAAACTGCATTCTTACATCAAGGTAACTGGGTCGCTTCAGATTTAAAGAAATTAGATGCAAAGTTCGATATGGGATTTGTTCCATTAGCAATTAATAATGATCCAAAGGTAAGTGGAGCTATTCCAGTAGGAGTTCCAATGTATTGGGTAGTTAACAAAGATTCTAAGGTTAATAAAGATGCAAAAGAATTTTTAGATTGGATGGTTTCTAGTAAAACTGGTCAAGAAGCCTTAGTTAAGAATATGGATATGATTCCTGCATTTAATAACTTTACTGTTGAAAGTGACAATCCATTGAATAGATCAATATCTGAATATAATAAAGCAGGAAAAACAATCCCTTGGGCATTTACTAATTTACCAGATGGATTTAATAAAAATAAATTAGCTCCTTTATTCTCTAAATTCATTACAACTGACATGGGAGCTCAAGCTAAAAAAGATATGTTACAAGGAATTCAAGATGCAGGGAAAGCTCAATAG
- the leuD gene encoding 3-isopropylmalate dehydratase small subunit encodes MSVKGKVFKYGDNVDTDVIIPARYLNTSDAKELAAHCMEDIDVNFVKNVKDGDIIVANKNFGCGSSREHAPLAIKTAGVSCVIASTFARIFYRNSINIGLPILECEEAVKNIDAGDELEVDFSTGLIKNLSKNQEYQGEAFPEFMQKIIDNDGLIGYIRNK; translated from the coding sequence ATGAGCGTAAAAGGAAAAGTATTTAAATATGGTGATAACGTAGATACAGATGTAATAATCCCAGCAAGATATTTAAACACATCAGATGCTAAAGAGCTTGCTGCGCATTGTATGGAAGACATAGATGTTAATTTTGTGAAAAATGTAAAAGATGGAGATATAATTGTTGCTAATAAAAATTTTGGATGTGGTTCTTCAAGAGAACATGCACCACTAGCAATTAAAACTGCTGGAGTTAGTTGTGTTATTGCATCAACTTTTGCAAGAATATTTTATAGAAATTCAATCAATATTGGATTACCAATTTTGGAATGTGAGGAAGCTGTAAAAAATATTGATGCAGGGGATGAATTAGAAGTAGATTTTTCAACAGGATTAATTAAAAATCTATCAAAAAATCAAGAATATCAAGGTGAAGCATTTCCGGAGTTTATGCAAAAAATTATCGATAATGATGGACTAATAGGATATATAAGAAATAAATAA
- the ilvD gene encoding dihydroxy-acid dehydratase translates to MRSDIMKLGPTRAPQRSLLKASGLTDEEIERPLIGIVSAQNDIIPGHINLDKIVEAVKKGVLMSGGTPLVFPAIGVCDGIAMGHEGMKYSLVTRELIADSIECMAKAHAFDALVFVPNCDKIVPGMVMGALRVNIPSVVVSGGAMLGGKHKNKSISLTTMFEAVGAYENGTMDEKELCDLENCACPTCGSCSGMFTANSMNCLCEVLGIALPGNGTIPAVFSERIRLAKKAGMAVMEMLKKDIKPRDIINERSIQNALKADMALGCSTNSVLHITAIANEAKVEMNLDIINDLSAKTPDLCKLAPASDVQIEELYAAGGISAVLNELSKKNVLDLDCMTVTGKTVGENIKGAQVKDYEVIRPIDNPFSQTGGIAILRGNLAKDGAVVKRAAVLPEMLAHEGPAKVFNSEEEALEAIFGKKIVSGDVVVIRYEGPKGGPGMREMLQATAAVAGMGLDSSVALITDGRFSGATRGASIGHVSPEAADGGVIGLVENGDIISIDINNAKLELMVSEEVLEERRKKFKPLEPKVKEGYLARYAKLVSSAAEGAILK, encoded by the coding sequence GTGAGAAGCGACATTATGAAATTGGGCCCTACTAGGGCGCCACAAAGATCCTTGTTAAAAGCATCAGGATTAACTGATGAAGAAATAGAAAGACCACTAATTGGAATTGTTTCTGCACAAAATGATATAATTCCAGGTCATATTAATTTAGATAAAATTGTTGAAGCAGTAAAAAAGGGTGTTTTAATGAGTGGTGGAACTCCACTTGTATTCCCTGCTATTGGTGTATGTGATGGAATAGCAATGGGGCATGAAGGAATGAAATATTCTTTAGTTACTAGAGAACTTATTGCAGATTCGATAGAATGTATGGCTAAAGCACATGCATTTGATGCTTTAGTATTTGTACCAAACTGTGACAAGATAGTCCCTGGAATGGTAATGGGGGCTCTAAGAGTTAATATTCCATCAGTTGTAGTAAGCGGTGGTGCTATGCTTGGAGGAAAACATAAAAATAAAAGTATTTCCCTTACAACTATGTTTGAAGCTGTTGGTGCATATGAAAATGGAACAATGGATGAAAAGGAATTGTGTGATTTAGAAAATTGTGCATGTCCAACTTGTGGCTCATGTTCGGGAATGTTTACTGCAAATTCGATGAACTGTTTATGTGAAGTATTAGGAATTGCATTACCAGGGAACGGAACAATTCCAGCAGTATTTTCAGAGAGAATAAGACTTGCCAAAAAAGCTGGTATGGCCGTTATGGAAATGCTTAAAAAAGATATTAAGCCAAGAGATATAATCAATGAGAGAAGTATTCAGAATGCATTAAAAGCTGATATGGCACTTGGATGTTCAACTAATAGTGTTCTTCATATAACTGCAATAGCAAACGAGGCAAAGGTTGAAATGAATTTAGATATTATAAATGATTTATCAGCGAAGACTCCAGACCTATGTAAATTAGCTCCAGCATCTGATGTTCAAATTGAAGAATTATATGCTGCTGGTGGGATTTCAGCAGTACTTAATGAACTTTCTAAGAAAAATGTTTTAGATTTAGATTGTATGACGGTTACAGGAAAGACTGTTGGAGAAAATATTAAGGGAGCTCAAGTTAAGGATTATGAAGTAATTAGACCAATTGATAATCCTTTTAGCCAAACTGGAGGAATTGCAATTCTTAGAGGTAATTTAGCTAAAGATGGAGCTGTTGTAAAAAGAGCAGCAGTTTTGCCTGAAATGTTAGCACATGAAGGTCCTGCTAAAGTATTTAATTCTGAAGAAGAAGCTTTAGAAGCTATATTTGGAAAGAAAATAGTTTCAGGGGATGTTGTTGTTATAAGATATGAAGGACCAAAAGGTGGCCCAGGAATGAGGGAAATGCTTCAAGCAACAGCAGCCGTTGCAGGGATGGGACTTGATTCATCAGTAGCTTTAATAACTGATGGAAGATTCAGTGGTGCAACAAGAGGAGCTTCTATTGGGCATGTTTCACCAGAAGCAGCTGATGGAGGAGTTATTGGATTAGTTGAAAATGGGGATATTATTTCAATTGACATAAATAATGCAAAACTTGAATTAATGGTTTCTGAGGAAGTATTAGAAGAAAGAAGAAAGAAGTTTAAACCACTAGAGCCAAAAGTTAAAGAAGGATATCTAGCTAGATATGCTAAACTTGTAAGCTCAGCAGCAGAAGGAGCAATTCTTAAGTAG
- the ilvB gene encoding biosynthetic-type acetolactate synthase large subunit, giving the protein MLLTGAEILIKSLLDEGVETIFGYPGGAVLNIYDELYKYKDKLHHVLTCHEQGAAHAADGYARATGKVGVCLATSGPGATNLVTGIATAYMDSVPMVAITGNVAKPLLGKDSFQEVDITGITMPITKHNYIVRDVNKLQEVIREAFYIAQEGRPGPVLIDIPKDVTAEKTQYTKLIPKEVIRKADYITDKALQEAIELINQSKRPFIYAGGGIRISGATQELINFAEKIKAPVSTSLMCMAEFPNDHELYTGMIGMHGTKASNIAATKCDLLITLGARFSDRVISNQNHIKNAKVLQIDVDPAEINKNVKVDTCIVGDLKVALDKLTPLIDEKKNEEWISLVSGLKEDMKIPSTDELNPELLFDKLNKLNDNNFIISTEVGQHQMWSAQYFKFKAERSFITSGGLGTMGYGLGAAIGAQIGRSDKRVINIAGDGSFGMNCNELATAVKNRLPLIQVIMNNNCLGMVRQWQNFFYEGRYSETTLDRPTDYVKLAEAFGAKAFRITKVEEIDEVLRKALDSNEPVLIDYMINTDKKVFPMVAPGAPINQIISEEDINNN; this is encoded by the coding sequence ATGTTGTTAACAGGGGCTGAAATCTTAATAAAGTCATTGCTTGATGAAGGAGTAGAGACTATATTTGGATACCCAGGAGGCGCTGTATTAAATATATATGACGAACTATATAAATATAAAGATAAGCTTCACCATGTCTTAACTTGCCATGAGCAAGGAGCAGCACATGCGGCTGATGGATATGCAAGAGCTACAGGTAAAGTCGGAGTATGCCTTGCAACTTCAGGTCCAGGGGCAACTAATTTAGTAACGGGAATTGCTACAGCATATATGGATTCAGTTCCAATGGTAGCTATTACAGGAAATGTAGCTAAGCCGTTACTTGGAAAGGACAGCTTTCAGGAGGTTGATATAACTGGAATTACAATGCCTATAACGAAGCATAATTATATTGTAAGGGATGTTAATAAACTTCAAGAAGTAATTAGAGAGGCTTTCTATATAGCACAAGAAGGCAGGCCAGGACCTGTATTAATAGATATTCCTAAGGATGTTACAGCTGAGAAGACTCAATATACAAAACTTATTCCTAAAGAAGTAATTAGAAAAGCAGATTATATTACTGATAAAGCTTTACAAGAAGCAATAGAATTAATAAATCAAAGCAAAAGACCTTTTATTTATGCTGGTGGAGGTATAAGAATTTCAGGAGCAACTCAGGAATTAATAAATTTTGCAGAAAAAATAAAAGCACCTGTATCAACATCACTTATGTGTATGGCTGAATTTCCTAATGATCATGAACTTTATACAGGGATGATAGGAATGCATGGGACAAAAGCGTCAAATATAGCAGCAACTAAATGTGATTTGTTAATAACACTTGGAGCTAGGTTTAGTGATAGGGTTATTAGTAATCAAAATCATATTAAGAATGCTAAGGTATTACAAATTGACGTAGATCCAGCAGAAATAAATAAAAATGTAAAAGTTGATACCTGTATTGTAGGAGATTTGAAGGTTGCACTAGATAAATTAACTCCATTAATTGATGAAAAGAAAAATGAAGAATGGATAAGTTTAGTTAGTGGCTTAAAAGAAGATATGAAAATACCTTCAACTGATGAACTAAATCCAGAATTGCTTTTTGATAAATTAAACAAATTAAATGACAATAATTTTATAATATCAACTGAAGTTGGGCAACATCAAATGTGGTCAGCGCAATATTTCAAATTTAAAGCTGAAAGAAGCTTCATTACTTCAGGTGGTCTTGGAACAATGGGATATGGACTTGGGGCAGCAATTGGAGCACAAATTGGCAGATCAGACAAAAGGGTTATAAACATTGCTGGTGATGGTAGTTTTGGAATGAACTGTAATGAGTTAGCTACAGCTGTTAAAAATAGACTTCCATTAATACAAGTGATAATGAATAATAACTGTTTAGGGATGGTTAGACAATGGCAAAATTTCTTCTATGAAGGAAGATATTCTGAAACAACGTTGGATAGACCAACAGATTATGTTAAACTTGCTGAAGCTTTTGGAGCCAAAGCATTTAGAATAACTAAAGTAGAAGAGATAGATGAGGTTTTGAGAAAAGCTCTGGACTCGAATGAACCAGTTCTTATAGATTATATGATAAATACAGATAAAAAAGTTTTTCCTATGGTTGCACCTGGTGCACCAATTAATCAAATAATAAGTGAAGAAGATATTAATAATAATTAG
- the leuC gene encoding 3-isopropylmalate dehydratase large subunit: protein MKMGMTMTQKILAAHAGLETVKAGQLIEANLDLVLGNDITTPVAVNEFKKFGTDKVFSKSQIAIVPDHFTPNKDIKAAEQVKYIREFAQKMEIENFFEVGEMGIEHCLLPEKGLVVAGDVVIGADSHTCTYGALGAFSTGIGSTDMAAGMAIGKCWFKVPSALKFVLKNKPAKWISGKDIILHIIGMIGVDGALYKSMEFVGDGLEYLSMDDRFTMANMAIEAGGKNGIFPVDDKTIEYLKEHATREWKVYEADEDAEYDEVIEIDLSTLRPTVSFPHLPDNTRTIDNTGDVVVDQVVIGSCTNGRISDLRIARDILKGKKVKKGIRCIVIPGTQKIYLQALEEGIIKDLVEAGAVFSTPTCGPCLGGHMGILAKGERCVSTTNRNFVGRMGHVESEVYLASPAVAAASALTGKITDPELV from the coding sequence ATTAAAATGGGAATGACAATGACACAAAAAATCTTAGCAGCACATGCAGGTTTAGAAACTGTAAAGGCAGGACAATTAATAGAGGCGAATCTTGATTTAGTTTTAGGAAATGATATTACAACTCCAGTAGCTGTAAATGAATTTAAAAAGTTTGGGACAGATAAAGTTTTTAGTAAAAGTCAAATTGCAATAGTGCCTGATCACTTTACTCCTAACAAAGATATAAAAGCAGCAGAGCAAGTTAAATATATTAGAGAATTTGCTCAAAAGATGGAGATTGAGAATTTTTTTGAAGTAGGAGAAATGGGAATTGAACATTGCTTACTTCCTGAAAAAGGATTAGTTGTTGCTGGAGATGTAGTCATAGGGGCTGATTCGCACACCTGTACTTATGGTGCACTTGGCGCATTCTCAACAGGTATTGGTTCAACTGATATGGCAGCAGGTATGGCTATAGGAAAATGTTGGTTTAAAGTACCATCAGCTTTAAAATTCGTGCTTAAAAATAAACCAGCCAAGTGGATAAGTGGAAAAGATATAATATTGCATATTATTGGGATGATTGGTGTTGATGGAGCATTATACAAATCAATGGAGTTTGTGGGTGATGGATTAGAATATCTTTCAATGGATGATAGATTCACAATGGCTAACATGGCAATTGAAGCAGGAGGAAAAAACGGAATATTTCCTGTTGATGATAAAACTATTGAATACTTAAAAGAACATGCAACTAGAGAATGGAAGGTTTATGAAGCGGATGAAGATGCTGAATATGATGAAGTTATTGAAATTGATTTAAGTACATTGAGACCAACAGTATCATTTCCACATCTTCCAGATAACACAAGAACAATTGACAATACAGGAGATGTAGTAGTTGATCAAGTAGTAATTGGATCTTGTACTAATGGTAGAATCTCTGATTTAAGAATAGCTAGAGATATATTAAAAGGAAAGAAAGTAAAGAAAGGAATTAGATGTATAGTGATTCCTGGAACTCAAAAGATTTACTTACAGGCTTTAGAAGAAGGAATTATTAAAGATTTAGTTGAAGCTGGTGCAGTATTCTCAACACCAACCTGTGGACCATGCTTAGGTGGACATATGGGGATTTTAGCAAAAGGTGAAAGATGTGTATCAACAACAAATAGAAATTTTGTAGGAAGAATGGGACATGTTGAATCAGAAGTATATCTTGCAAGTCCAGCTGTAGCAGCAGCATCTGCATTGACTGGAAAAATAACAGACCCAGAATTAGTCTAG
- a CDS encoding carbohydrate ABC transporter permease, whose translation MESSNIASNVEKYKPAKKLKTLDSYTGRLKLLEVFSWLLLIIYMVPFYLMFINSFKTRREIFANTTGLPNTWNFQNYLEAMNKMNILSSFTNSMLITVVSVSLIILFSSMAAWVLVRDQSRKSKILFYVFTSGMIVPFQAVMIPLVKWMAKIEFGPFKMLGTHYGLIFMYIGFGVSMSIFLYHGFIKGIPKEVEEAATIDGCTKWQTYVKVLLPLLKPTTVTVAVLNSIWIWNDFLLPFLTVNGKINTIPLAMNNFFGAFSKQWELAMAALVLAIIPIIIFYFFVQKQIIAGIVQGSIK comes from the coding sequence ATGGAGTCAAGCAATATCGCAAGTAATGTAGAGAAATATAAACCAGCTAAAAAGCTTAAGACACTAGATAGTTATACTGGAAGATTAAAATTGTTAGAAGTATTTTCCTGGTTACTACTAATTATATATATGGTCCCATTTTATTTAATGTTTATTAATTCATTTAAGACAAGAAGAGAGATTTTTGCAAATACTACTGGATTGCCTAATACCTGGAACTTTCAAAATTATTTAGAAGCAATGAATAAAATGAATATATTAAGTTCCTTCACTAATTCAATGCTAATAACCGTAGTAAGTGTATCATTAATTATATTATTTTCTTCAATGGCTGCCTGGGTATTAGTAAGAGATCAAAGCAGAAAGAGTAAAATATTATTTTATGTATTTACGTCTGGAATGATTGTTCCTTTCCAAGCTGTAATGATACCTCTTGTAAAGTGGATGGCTAAAATTGAATTCGGACCGTTTAAAATGCTAGGAACACACTATGGGCTTATTTTTATGTACATAGGATTTGGTGTTAGTATGAGTATATTTTTATACCATGGATTTATCAAAGGAATACCAAAAGAAGTTGAAGAAGCGGCAACTATAGATGGTTGTACTAAATGGCAAACATATGTTAAAGTGTTACTTCCACTATTGAAACCAACTACAGTTACAGTAGCAGTACTAAACAGTATTTGGATATGGAATGACTTTTTGTTACCTTTCTTAACTGTAAATGGAAAAATAAATACTATACCATTAGCCATGAATAATTTTTTTGGAGCATTCTCAAAACAATGGGAATTAGCAATGGCAGCACTAGTTTTAGCTATAATTCCAATAATAATATTCTACTTCTTTGTTCAAAAACAAATTATTGCAGGAATTGTTCAAGGATCTATAAAATAA
- a CDS encoding GIY-YIG nuclease family protein, translating into MNYVYIVECSDGTFYTGWTNNLDKRIEMHSNGTGAKYTRGRGPVKLVYNEQFEDKRDAMKREYEIKQMTRQEKMLLINE; encoded by the coding sequence ATGAACTATGTATATATTGTGGAATGTTCAGATGGAACATTCTATACAGGATGGACAAATAATTTGGATAAAAGGATTGAAATGCATTCGAATGGTACGGGAGCGAAGTATACGCGAGGAAGAGGTCCTGTGAAATTAGTATATAACGAACAGTTTGAAGATAAAAGAGATGCTATGAAAAGGGAATATGAAATTAAGCAAATGACAAGACAGGAAAAGATGTTGCTTATAAATGAATAA
- the ilvC gene encoding ketol-acid reductoisomerase, whose translation MPKMYYEKDTDLNLLKGKKVAIVGYGSQGHAHALNLHESGVDVVVGLYNGSKSWAKAEAAGLKVATVAEAAKAADLIMILLPDEKQAKIYNEEIAPNLEEGNALVFAHGFNIHFGQIKPPTYVDVFMVAPKGPGHLVRRTYTEGAGVPCLIAIHQDASGKAKQYALAYSNGIGGARAGVLETTFKDETETDLFGEQAVLCGGVSELIKAGFETLVEAGYAPENAYFECMHEMKLIVDLLYQGGLSMMRYSISDTAEYGDYQIGKRIITDETKKEMKKVLTEIQDGTFAKNWLLENATNRPGFNARRRMEAEHPIEKVGKELRGMMSWIDTAKVD comes from the coding sequence ATGCCAAAAATGTATTATGAAAAGGACACAGATTTAAATTTATTAAAAGGAAAGAAGGTTGCTATAGTAGGTTATGGTAGCCAAGGTCATGCACATGCATTAAATTTACATGAAAGCGGAGTAGATGTTGTAGTTGGCTTATATAATGGAAGTAAGTCTTGGGCTAAAGCTGAAGCAGCTGGATTAAAGGTTGCAACTGTTGCAGAAGCAGCTAAAGCAGCAGATTTAATTATGATTCTTTTACCAGATGAAAAACAAGCTAAAATATATAATGAAGAAATAGCTCCAAACTTAGAAGAAGGAAATGCATTAGTATTTGCACATGGATTTAATATTCATTTTGGACAAATCAAACCACCAACATATGTCGATGTATTTATGGTTGCACCTAAGGGGCCAGGTCATTTAGTAAGAAGAACATATACAGAAGGTGCAGGAGTACCTTGCTTAATTGCTATACATCAAGATGCATCAGGAAAAGCAAAACAATATGCTTTAGCATATTCAAATGGAATAGGTGGAGCAAGAGCTGGTGTTCTTGAAACTACTTTTAAAGATGAAACAGAAACAGATTTATTCGGAGAACAAGCAGTACTTTGTGGTGGTGTTTCAGAACTTATTAAAGCTGGATTTGAAACTTTAGTAGAAGCTGGATATGCACCAGAAAATGCTTATTTTGAATGTATGCATGAGATGAAACTAATAGTTGATTTATTATATCAAGGTGGATTAAGCATGATGAGATATTCAATTTCAGATACTGCTGAATATGGAGATTATCAAATCGGTAAGAGAATAATAACTGATGAAACTAAGAAAGAAATGAAGAAAGTGCTTACTGAAATTCAAGATGGTACATTTGCTAAGAATTGGTTATTAGAAAATGCAACTAATAGACCTGGTTTCAATGCAAGAAGAAGAATGGAAGCTGAGCATCCAATTGAAAAGGTTGGTAAAGAATTAAGAGGAATGATGAGCTGGATTGATACAGCTAAAGTAGATTAG